A window of Hordeum vulgare subsp. vulgare chromosome 5H, MorexV3_pseudomolecules_assembly, whole genome shotgun sequence genomic DNA:
TATCCCATAGAGtattgaagaacatgaggtgtgcTTGAGGGTCTTCTTCTTAAGCTCTGGCAAAGGCATGTTTTCTAACTTCTGTAATTATATCATAGTCAATCGAGTACTGTTTGTCATAATTAGTAGGATAAACTATTGGACATTCGGAAATTAATACTAGAGCACAATTATCCTAATCATCTTCTTAGGCTTCAGAGTAATCATAATTTCTGCAAACAAAGTGTTAAGCTAAACAGTTTCACTATTTTTTGTATTAATGAAGCTTGTTGCTCCTGACGAAAATGAGAAATGTAATCTGGTAAATATTTTTTTCCTGAACGAGTAGATCTCATGTGAGTTACAGGAAGCATATACAATAAAAACACCTATAAAAATAAGTACGAAACAAATACTCTGAAGCTTAGCTCCTCGGTGCTAGGAAATGCTTTGATGCTAGCACGCCAAATAGGGTGGTGTAGCACTTCCGcaaaagtatcccaatgtgtaatCATCCCAACAAAGATCGGAGGAGAGTATTTATGTCACACACAAGGTGTCACAACTCTTGTGTGAAGTAACTGCTTGAGCTTCTGTAAATATTGTTATTGTCCTGGATAACTGATAAACAAGTTCAGCATCAAGAGTGTTGGAAATTCTATGCTAAAGTAACTAGTAACGGTAAATAACATATGTAGGACTAGAGATTGTGTTTCCTATAGATAAGAGTTTAGGTGCGAAGATATTTCAGTTCATGGCAAGAATATATAAAATCTCACAATGTGACAGTAATCCCGGTTACTTTATATTGTATTCATAACATTTGATATATGTGTTCTTTAGGCAGTTCCCCCTAAGCTAATGGAACTCCTCCACATGGAATTTTATTTCATTCTATGGTCCTGCTTCTCATTGCGATGGAGTGGTCGTTTCCACAATTAAGGTCCTTAGATTAGAACCAAGTAGTAAGTTCAATAGATCACCGTTATCTTATACTATCTTTGGTCCTCGTAGATATCTCTACCTGTTAAGTCAGAGGTTATAGATTTCCTTGACAATACATATTACATGTGTACGTCCTGAGATGCTGTTGACTGGGCCCTTAACTTGGACAACATGCATAGAGTTCACCACAGTATAACAACATACTAGAAAGATCATACTACTACGAATGCCAATGACGACATATAGAATAGGCACACATTAATCTTACCATTTGCATAGACCTCCCACACCTAGGGGATTAACTCGCACATCATGAGAGGGGAATAAATCACAACATAGATAAAGCTCATGAAAACCAGATCGATAATACGGGGAGGATCCACAATAACATGAAATGGATAATTCAAATAGTCTTGATCTCCATATGACATTGAGTACATTTCCAAATTAAAATTTCTTTTACAATAGTGACGGAGATGAAAGAACCAAAACTACGGTATTCTCATGTTCTGGATGGTGTGGCAACCGCTAAAGTTCTCTTCTCCTCCTTGGCCCTTCACAAAAGCTACTTGTATAGATGTCGTGGGGCTGATAGTAGTCCATTCGACCGCTCATACGTGCGCTTGTGGTTGTTTTTATGCCATCTTTTTTCCAGCTCCGTATGATGGAAAGGGTTCATTTATGGAAGTTGCTCCATTTTTCTTGATTTTTAGAAATCCCTCTTGGTTTCCTTCCATAACTGCTATTTCGTGCCAAACATTGGGAAAattggattttattctgttttgaTGGATTAGCATTAGAAAAATCGGAATATTAATGAAAATCCGATGAATCGTCAAGAATTACTATGGAAAATATCACAAATTCTCGAGCCATCAGTAATCTTTGCTAGTTCTTCTATAACATACACGCGGGACACATGAATCTTCAGACAATACTATTGATGACCTTGGTGAGCTGAGCCTCACGTAGGAGTCCATTCGCCTTGGATGGGACGGatgtgttgatacgtcccaaaaatatctacttttctaaacactttttctcttgttttggactctaattttcttgatttgaattaaACTAGCTCGGACTAACGTTGTTCTCAACAGAACTACCATGTTGTTGTATTGTgcggaaaataaaagttctcagaattggataaaacattttggagatttttatggaatatataaaaaatattgcagCGAAGAACCAGCGGAGGGGGCACCAGTTGCTCACAAGGCCACAGGGTCCGACCATCCCCCTAGAGCACGCCCTCATGCCTTGTGGGGCCACGTGGCTCCGGTGGCCCTAatttcaagcacatattttcctATTCCCcgagaaaaaagagaagttttcatcgcattttacgagatgaagccgccgccacctcttgttcttcttctataGAGGGGGATTCATATTCGTCGTCAtcgccaacccttctccatcagcaGTTCCATGATCCTCACCactaggagtgagtaattccactataggatgatatgtctccaacgtatctatagtttttattgttccatgctattatattatcaatcttcgaTGCTTTATATGTATTTATATGTTATTTCATAtaatttttggaactaacctattaaccaaatGCCAATtgccaattgttgttttttgTGAGTTTTTGTCTTTTGAGGAAACCAATACTAAAAGAATTCGAAATGCTACAGAACTTGTGGATTATTTTTTTCgaccaaaataagacctggaagcttcggaggGAGACTAGACGAGAGATGAGGAGATGGCAAGGCACCATGCATCTCTTAGGGGGGTAGAAGTGCCCTCttgccttgtgggcccctcatgccTCCGTCTAACCTAATTCCAgcactataaattctcaaatatcggGAAAACAATAAAGACCCATCCGGAACACTTTTTCCACCACctcaagtctctgttccaacggAGGACATCTTGAGACCTCTTTTGGTGCCCTGTTAGAGGGGGAGTCAATCAGGAGGCCTTCTAGAAAACCCTTGTTGCCTACATAATGTTACGTGAGTAGTCCACCATGGaaatatgggtccatagctaatacctacctagatggcttcttctctctctatgatcttcaatacaaagttcaccatgattcTCGCGGTGATCTATTTAATGTAATATTCTTTGCACTGTGTTTGTTGGGGTCACATGTATTATGGGTGTATGATCTTATTTTCGTTGAATATTAAttcagtcttctctgaattcttttatgcatgattattatagcttcgtatttaCATTTGACCTATCGGTTTGGTTTAGCCaattagattgatttatcttcagtgtgaGTGGggcgttgtgatgggttcaatcttgcgatgcACAATACTAGTGACAGAAAGGTacatgacacatatttgtattgctgtcattaaggataaaatgataaggtttatttatattgcttgaatttactttgtctacatcatgtcatcatgccctaggcattactttgtttcatacttaatactctatatgTTTACTGGAGAACGGTCGATGAGTCGACTAATAGTACtacatgcacgcaggagtcggtctacttgtctatgcacgtgatgactatatacatgatcattttcttGAATAAGATGCCATCAGTATGCGCTATCCTCTCAATTTCCCAATAAGAATTTGTCAACCCACCATATgatattttcatgagagaagcctctagaaaatactatggcccccaggtctactcaaaTCATATCAGAAAAACTACAAAAATATTGCTCTCATTTATTTTATGTTATGTACTTCTATATTtagattatctatctatcactatttaATCCTtggaagtaacgagttcaaggggcatgacaaccctcttgctcgtgTTGGGTGCAACACTACAACAGGACCCCACCTATAGCAACGCATTTTTTCGTATCTAGAAGACCATATATGCGTTGCTAGGTTCTTTACCAATGGTTTGGGATGCGTTgccttatccagtgttgctaGCGCATAACGCAGCGGTTATACTTCCGTTGGTAAAAGGGACCGTTGCTAGAGTACAACACATATAACCGTTTTTTGCAACACTCATATATGTTGGTGATTAATGTAGAGGAATCCAAATTTGGTTGCTTGGCAACAAAGAATTTGCAACCTTTCTTGTGTTGTACATATAGAATGTgaataatattttttatattgcCAACAATTAATTTAATGCTCCACATAATCATGATAATTATGTATatcaagtcagaagaaaaatatacgAAGAAAAATATATACTCACAAGAGGAAGAAatcatatattaaaaaaattgtTGGATTACAATAGTTGATATTACATGAGTTGATATTACATGAGTAATATCACCCAAATGTGATGCATAATCTAAATATTTTCTTGACAGAAAAATTGAAATCGAAAACATCCATCAACATCTCTACAATTTAACTAAAACTTAACCGAGTAACACTATCAAACAGGCACATCATGCctacaacttaactaaaactgaaaACAACCATCATAACTAAAACTGAAAACagacatcatcctcatcatcgtgAACCAGAACATCAACATCTCTGTTGTATAGTTGTCACACACCCGTTTAGTCGTCCCTATATCTTTTGAATCTACAAAGGAAATAACAAAATGACCTGTTAATACACAATGCATTTACATAATGCAAATAGTGAGGGGTTGCCCAAATATAATACTTGTTACAAAGGATCATTACTTCAGATACATTGGTTGCCCGGCGAAATAACGACTATTACAAAGAAAGTTGTAACCTGAAAGTATTCCCTCAACACTCAATATATATACTACTTTAGGTCACAAAACAAACATAAACACACTCGGAAAAAAATAGATGTAGTTGTAGCCTAAAAGCAAGCCACTGATATCATAGTACCTACTTAGTTGACGGGTTAAAAGAACAATAGACACTGCTCATATGGAACATTGAAGCAACAAAATGGGAaattcaataatttatgaagcatGACAACAAGAGTTCATGTGGGTAATTCTGTAATTCAGCAATTTATGAAACGAAGTGCTCAGAGATAAATAGTCAGTTTGGCAATGTACGAATCAAAAGGGCAAGAGCATCTAAGAAGAACATTATTTTACTTTTTCCTTCGCAAACAGTTAAGATACAGAGATCGTATACACTTACCAGAACCTTGACTATAAACACCGGTCTTTGGCAACGACCGCGTCAAGGATGTCTCCCGTACACCGCTAGATGGGTGGAGAAGGTAGTATGCATTAGTAGCACAAATATCAACCCTAATAAATAGTTCACATTTGACAGAACAATCACCCCGTCCAAAATATGATTCTCAAGAGAGAAAGACTTTCCAAGAAAAACACAAACCGAGACCACATGCTAGAAAGCGGCAGGAACATTCATTCAGGGCACAAAAAATGTAGCAAAAGCAACAGAAACACGTAATCCTTATAACTATAGGCTAAGCATCTAACGTTGGCATAATTGAGCTACTTCACAGCACCTAACACCGGCCAATAAAAAGTAGCACAAGTAGTAGATACATAGGAGGGTGTGAACTTGGTGTTAGTCGGTTGGACGACCTTCTGGATCTAGAGATCATTTGTTGGTAAAAGTACAACTAGGAAGCACTCTTGTTATCAAAACCATTTCATTTGCAACAGTATCATAAAAATGTAACGTAAAAGCCTGGTGTTGTGCACCAACACTATATCCAAGTTAGGAGCTTTGTTAAGGGCCCAACGCCCATGATTTCAACACTTCTTTGTACCTATGTTTCGCTTCATTGGACAACCTACTGGGATATGCAGGCAGGCACTCCACCGCAAGCCCGATCCAAAGCCTGAAGGCTCTGTCTGCTCTTGCACAATGCCAGCACGCAAGGCACTGACACTAGACAGCAGCGGTAACTGCACATGCAAACAACAACAGTACTACCGTCTATAATTCAGAATCTAAAAAACGAGATGCTCTATGTAGTCTAGCCTGCCCAACATTTTATTCAAATCTCCGCCACTGACTATAGCAATAGTACTAATCAGCATTTGCATTCACTTCTTAGAAAATCAAAGCATTAGAATAATTGCATCCTCAATCAACTATGCCGGCAATATATGAATTTGCTGCTCCAAGCGAATCAGCAGTCAGACATACTGTTTGTTAGAAGAGTATAATTTGTCCATGTCTATAAACTAATACTGAAACACACCTTGATAATATTTGGCATACCCAATAATAGATTAAAGTGCATATTTGACATCAGAAGCAGAAATTTGTCCCCAAAATAATAAACAAGTTTACCAAGCTATAGACAAAGCATATCCAGCACAAGATGTGTGTCCGCATACATGAAGTAGTGCTTCTCTACATCAAATGTTTTTAAAGGATTAACGACTCATCTATCAAGGATTAATGAGTAGCGTATaagaattttaaaaaaaattgatgcTCTCTTCATATCTGATACTTACCAATTTAATAGAATAGTAATCAGTGCATGAATGTAAATCAAGAGAGATCGGAAGTCAGCCTGTACGCCTTTTAGTGTTCATCACTGAATTGCACAAGGGCCAAAACACATTTGACAGGGATGAGCTGTAATAGGATCGGGGATGCATGTCTGGACAACTATAGGAGAAAAGAAGGCCGAGGTTAGagaaagggggagagagagatgacgAAGCCATGGGAGGGGATTCACTCACCAGATGAGAGGAGGACGACATGGCAACCGGCTGCGGAGCCTGacacccgaaaccctagccatcgGGCGAAGGTTGTGGGTGGGGTTAGGAGCCATGAGCGTCGAATCTAGCCAGATAGGAGCGTGTCGAGGTGTCATGGGACCTCAGACTGTGCTTCACAATGGCGAGATTTACCGGACGTTGCCTGAAACAGCCGTCGCAGGTGACCCGACGAGAAGCTgcgtcaagagagagagagagatgggatgtGAGAGGGATGGATGTGTCGGGGATGGGCGGATCCGGTAACCTACGGGGCTGCGAGGTGGGAGGAAGGGAGCGGAGGTCCGGTGGTGAGGTTGGAGGAGGGAACAGGAGGGGATGGGAGGTCCGGCGGCGAGGTCTCTTGTGGATGTGACGAGGTGGTTGGTGGCGGCGAGTTGGAGATATGCGGGGCGTCGGGGGTTCTGTTTCTCTCGCGTCCCTGTGCTTTTTTTTTCAGATGTCCACGATAGGGCCAAAATCTGCACTTTTGCAACGCATACTTGCAACTTTTAATATGCGTATCTATTGTAAAATTTACAACGTATAGCTAAAATGCTGTACAATATGTGTTGCTTTATATGAGGTATTCTTgtagtgcaagtgtttgcttctttgtgtgtaCGTGCACTTCAAGGGGTTTGTgtgatactcctattggttcaataaccttggttctcattgagGGCAATACTCATCTCTATTGTGTTGCATCTCCACTCCTCTTTGGAGAAAATCCcaatgcagtttacaagtaggaccatagcaggaagaatttctagcgccgttggcggggattatcatcaaatccttatgaggttccttcacacaaattatcattcacttgttttaatttttattttcctttatatTTTCTTGCTTAAAAGtatcaaaaacataaaaatatttatctttgccagtttacttgttttgtttgctTGTTCACTTGCTTCGTCTGTTAGTTTGCTGGCTTGACGTTGTTACCATGTTTGAGTTTGTCATCGACAAAAGTGAGGATGGTAAAATCCCTAAAGAAGAAATTCCTAGAAATTTGGATTAAAAAAATTGTGACACGAAAGGGGAATATCATAGGAAAAACATTTTTCAAGAATGCTTTAATTATACGAGGACTTGGGTTTGCAAGGATATTCCTATTCTCAAAAGAATCGAT
This region includes:
- the LOC123452997 gene encoding uncharacterized protein LOC123452997, producing the protein MTPRHAPIWLDSTLMAPNPTHNLRPMARVSGVRLRSRLPCRPPLICGVRETSLTRSLPKTGVYSQGSDSKDIGTTKRVCDNYTTEMLMFWFTMMRMMSVFSFSYDGCFQF